A window from Azoarcus sp. DD4 encodes these proteins:
- the rpsI gene encoding 30S ribosomal protein S9: MAVTYNYGTGRRKTAVARVFIKPGSGNIVVNGKPVDEFFSRETGRMIVRQPLVLTGNEGRFDIMVNVVGGGESGQAGAVRHGITRALIDYNAELKPDLRAAGFVTRDAREVERKKVGLRKARRAKQFSKR, from the coding sequence ATGGCTGTGACTTACAACTACGGTACTGGCCGCCGCAAGACTGCGGTTGCCCGTGTGTTCATCAAGCCGGGCTCCGGCAACATCGTCGTCAATGGCAAGCCCGTCGATGAGTTCTTCTCCCGTGAAACCGGCCGCATGATCGTGCGTCAGCCGCTGGTCCTCACTGGCAACGAAGGTCGCTTCGACATCATGGTAAACGTCGTTGGCGGCGGCGAATCCGGCCAGGCGGGTGCCGTGCGTCACGGTATCACCCGTGCCCTGATCGATTACAACGCGGAACTCAAGCCTGATCTGCGTGCCGCCGGTTTCGTGACGCGCGATGCGCGTGAAGTCGAGCGTAAGAAGGTCGGTCTGCGCAAGGCACGTCGCGCCAAGCAGTTCTCGAAGCGCTGA
- the rplM gene encoding 50S ribosomal protein L13: MKTFSAKPHEVQRDWFVVDGTDKVLGRLAAEVARRLRGKHKAIYTPHVDTGDYIVVVNVEKLRVTGNKALDKKYYRHSGYPGGIYETNFTKLQQRFPERVLEKAVKGMLPKGPLGYAMLKKLKCYAGAEHPHAAQQPKVLEI, translated from the coding sequence ATGAAGACGTTTTCTGCCAAGCCGCATGAAGTTCAGCGCGACTGGTTCGTTGTCGACGGCACGGACAAAGTGCTTGGCCGGCTTGCCGCCGAAGTTGCCCGCCGTCTGCGTGGCAAGCACAAAGCTATCTACACGCCGCACGTCGACACCGGTGACTACATCGTGGTCGTCAACGTCGAGAAGCTGCGTGTGACCGGTAACAAGGCGCTGGACAAGAAGTACTACCGTCACTCCGGTTACCCGGGCGGTATCTACGAGACCAACTTCACCAAGCTGCAGCAACGCTTCCCCGAGCGGGTGCTCGAGAAAGCCGTGAAGGGCATGCTGCCGAAGGGTCCGCTGGGTTACGCCATGCTGAAGAAGCTGAAGTGCTATGCGGGTGCCGAACATCCGCACGCCGCCCAGCAGCCGAAAGTTCTCGAGATCTGA
- a CDS encoding OsmC family protein yields MECTVKWVDGMTFMAETGTGHLLTMDGAPEAGGRNLAPRPMELLLAGTGGCTAFDTVLILKRSRQDVRDCTVRLDAERAETDPKVFTRIRFHYTVTGKNLKPETVERAIHLSAEKYCSASIMLGKTAEITHEWEIVEAE; encoded by the coding sequence ATGGAATGTACTGTCAAGTGGGTCGACGGCATGACCTTCATGGCCGAAACCGGCACCGGTCATCTGCTCACGATGGATGGCGCCCCTGAAGCCGGCGGGCGCAACCTCGCACCTCGTCCGATGGAACTGCTGCTTGCCGGCACGGGCGGCTGCACCGCGTTCGACACCGTGCTGATCCTCAAGCGCAGCCGTCAGGATGTGCGGGATTGCACGGTCCGGCTCGACGCCGAGCGCGCCGAAACCGACCCCAAGGTGTTCACACGCATCCGCTTCCACTACACCGTCACCGGCAAGAACCTGAAGCCTGAAACAGTCGAGCGGGCAATCCACCTCTCCGCCGAAAAGTATTGCTCGGCATCCATCATGCTGGGCAAGACGGCCGAAATCACCCACGAATGGGAGATCGTCGAGGCCGAATGA
- the coq7 gene encoding 2-polyprenyl-3-methyl-6-methoxy-1,4-benzoquinone monooxygenase — translation MLDKAIIEFDKALRTVFATARSVRPVPGDELPDAPLDDAEKRHAAALMRVNHVGEICAQALYQGQAMMSRDHGIRQALQQASHEETEHLAWTEQRISELGGRKSLLNPLWYGGALAIGLVAGRFGDRWNLGFLAETERQVEAHLKSHLDRLPTEDRKSRAIVDQMKADEIEHAETAVRLGGRELPAPVRGMMKLASRVMTTTAYRI, via the coding sequence ATGTTGGACAAAGCCATCATCGAGTTCGACAAGGCCCTGCGAACGGTTTTCGCGACCGCGCGCAGTGTACGTCCGGTGCCGGGCGACGAATTGCCCGATGCTCCGCTCGACGACGCGGAGAAGCGCCATGCCGCGGCACTGATGCGGGTCAACCACGTAGGTGAAATCTGCGCCCAGGCCTTGTATCAGGGGCAGGCGATGATGTCGCGCGACCACGGGATCCGTCAGGCGCTACAGCAGGCGTCGCACGAGGAAACCGAGCACCTGGCCTGGACCGAACAACGGATTTCGGAGCTTGGCGGGCGCAAGAGTCTGCTCAATCCGCTGTGGTATGGCGGTGCGCTCGCCATAGGCCTGGTGGCAGGCCGGTTCGGCGATCGCTGGAATCTCGGCTTCCTGGCCGAGACCGAGCGTCAGGTCGAAGCCCACCTCAAGAGTCACCTCGATCGCTTGCCGACGGAAGACCGGAAGTCGCGCGCCATCGTCGATCAGATGAAGGCCGACGAGATCGAGCATGCCGAGACGGCGGTGCGGCTGGGGGGGCGCGAACTCCCCGCGCCGGTGCGGGGCATGATGAAGCTGGCTTCCCGGGTCATGACGACGACCGCCTACCGGATCTGA
- a CDS encoding CNP1-like family protein, translated as MSGGLLALVCFSAPAFAEGLLLDADPEWKEGEYALPAPPREAALKSFFVSSTSPNRFMIDIDTLTVGADGVIRYVLVVRTPGGAENVTFEGIRCTTQERRIYASARKGGEWSPMKRSEWEPIVDNTYNRPRAALAKEYFCDGPAPARDRAEVLRRLEGQLDYTDPQKRGV; from the coding sequence ATGTCCGGGGGCCTGTTGGCCCTCGTCTGTTTTTCTGCACCCGCTTTCGCGGAGGGCCTGCTGCTCGATGCCGACCCGGAGTGGAAGGAGGGCGAGTACGCGCTGCCGGCGCCGCCGCGCGAGGCTGCGCTCAAGTCCTTTTTTGTCAGCAGCACTTCGCCCAACCGTTTCATGATCGACATCGACACCCTCACCGTCGGCGCAGATGGCGTCATCCGCTACGTGTTGGTGGTGCGGACGCCGGGCGGTGCCGAGAACGTCACCTTCGAGGGCATCCGCTGCACGACCCAGGAGCGGCGCATCTATGCCAGCGCACGCAAGGGCGGTGAGTGGTCGCCGATGAAGCGCAGCGAGTGGGAGCCCATCGTGGACAACACCTACAATCGCCCCCGTGCGGCACTGGCCAAGGAGTACTTCTGCGACGGTCCGGCGCCTGCGCGTGATCGTGCCGAAGTGCTGCGCCGCCTGGAAGGGCAGCTGGATTACACCGATCCGCAGAAGCGAGGAGTCTGA
- a CDS encoding DUF3501 family protein has protein sequence MAAITRESLMSLEVYARERPAFRQRVIAHKKARTVHLGDHITLLFEDELTVRYQIQEMLRIERTFEEEGILDELHAYNPLVPDGLNLKATMLIEFPDELERRQWLARLIGVEDAVWLRVAGFEPVFAIADEDMPRENAEKTSSVHFLRFELGAERGRALMGGAMLAVGVSHDACTAALDPVPEAIRSSLCGDLRV, from the coding sequence ATGGCGGCGATTACGCGTGAGAGCCTGATGAGCCTGGAAGTCTACGCACGCGAGCGACCGGCCTTTCGCCAGCGGGTGATTGCCCACAAGAAGGCCCGCACCGTGCATCTGGGCGATCACATCACCTTGCTGTTCGAAGACGAACTGACGGTACGCTACCAGATCCAGGAAATGCTGCGCATCGAGCGCACGTTCGAGGAAGAGGGCATTCTCGACGAACTGCATGCCTACAATCCGCTGGTGCCGGACGGACTCAATCTCAAGGCGACCATGCTGATCGAGTTTCCCGACGAGCTCGAGCGGCGCCAGTGGCTGGCGCGTCTGATCGGCGTCGAAGATGCAGTATGGCTGCGCGTCGCCGGCTTCGAGCCGGTGTTCGCCATTGCGGACGAGGACATGCCGCGGGAGAATGCGGAAAAGACGTCTTCGGTCCATTTCCTGCGTTTCGAGCTCGGCGCCGAGCGGGGTCGCGCGCTGATGGGTGGTGCCATGCTCGCGGTCGGCGTATCGCATGATGCCTGCACGGCAGCGCTGGATCCGGTTCCGGAGGCGATACGTTCATCGCTTTGCGGAGATTTGCGCGTTTGA